Proteins from one Xenopus tropicalis strain Nigerian chromosome 1, UCB_Xtro_10.0, whole genome shotgun sequence genomic window:
- the pcsk4 gene encoding proprotein convertase subtilisin/kexin type 4 isoform X3: MVFCVVPTRGMITWPMVFVIFGLHWALAIKIYTNSWAVQVPTGPKEVERIAKKLGFISLGQVLHGGDLYHLQHRSVQKRSLGQHRGKNIRLKKEPMVHWFEQQTINQRYKRQFKAVPTDPCFWKQWYLNNDVKPNLGVLTAWSQGYTGAGVVVTVLDDGIEKDHPDLSANYDPMASYDFNSNDPDPQPRYNPSDENRHGTRCAGEVAAAAYNNICGAGIAFNSKIGGIRMLDGLITDVIEAQSLSLNPQHIHIYSASWGPEDDGKRVDGPGPLAEEAFFWGAVNGRGGLGSIFVWASGNGGLQYDNCNCDGYTNSIYTLSVGSTTEHGNVPWYSEACASTLTTTFSSGISTERKILTTDIRLRCTDQHSGTSASAPLAAGIIALALEANPALTWRDLQHIVVRASNPSNLSAEDWAVNGVGRKVSHYYGYGLLDAGRIVDLAQKWQTAGVQRICVVKVLTTPQVLTSNHIVRQHVDGCTGTSSYIQSLEHVQAKISLSYSRRGDLEISLISPMGTRSVLVALRPYDTSTKGYKNWTFMSTHTWDEKPQGTWTLKLVNKGDFTNTDVSQVKIPTSTEAKTRLRELEHLRGSLKILGVFRLVLC, encoded by the exons ATGGTATTTTGTGTAGTGCCAACAAGAGGCATGATCACATGGCCCATGGTGTTTGTTATCTTTGGACTCCACTGGGCCTTGGCGATAAAGATTTACACAAATAGCTGGGCAGTACAAGTGCCCACTGGTCCTAAAGAGGTGGAGAGAATTGCCAAGAAACTGGGATTCATCAGCCTGGGACAG GTACTGCATGGTGGTGACTTATATCATTTGCAGCACCGCAGTGTGCAGAAGAGATCCCTTGGCCAGCACAGGGGTAAAAATATTCGACTAAAAAAGGAACCAATG GTACATTGGTTTGAACAGCAGACTATAAATCAAAGGTATAAAAGACAATTCAAAGCAGTGCCCACTGACCCTTGCTTTTGGAAGCAGTGGTACCTG AATAATGATGTAAAACCAAACCTTGGTGTTCTGACAGCTTGGAGTCAAGGATACACTGGAGCAGGAGTTGTGGTGACTGTATTAGATGATGGAATTGAGAAAGATCACCCTGATTTGTCAGCAAATTAT GATCCAATGGCAAGCTATGATTTTAACAGTAATGATCCGGACCCACAGCCTCGTTATAACCCATCTGATGAGAACCG CCATGGAACTCGCTGTGCTGGAGAGGTGGCCGCAGCAGCTTATAACAACATCTGTGGTGCAGGAATTGCATTCAATTCTAAGATAGGAG GAATAAGGATGTTGGATGGATTGATTACTGATGTTATTGAAGCTCAGTCTTTGAGCCTGAATCCACAACATATTCACATTTATAGTGCTAGCTGGGGGCCAGAGGATGATGGAAAAAGAGTGGATGGTCCTGGCCCACTAGCAGAGGAAGCTTTTTTCTGGGGAGCTGTTAAT GGACGTGGTGGCCTTGGCTCAATATTCGTTTGGGCCTCAGGAAATGGAGGCTTGCAGTATGATAACTGCAATTGTGATGGCTACACCAACAGTATCTACACTCTTTCAGTGGGCAGCACCACAGAGCATGGGAACGTGCCATGGTATAGTGAGGCCTGTGCATCTACGCTTACAACCACCTTCAGCAGTGGCATCAGTACAGAAAGGAAAATA CTGACTACAGATATACGTTTGCGATGCACAGACCAACACTCTGGCACCTCTGCGTCTGCTCCACTTGCTGCAGGAATAATTGCTCTTGCTTTGGAAGCAAA CCCAGCTCTTACATGGCGAGACTTACAACATATTGTGGTTAGAGCATCTAACCCCAGCAACCTTAGTGCTGAGGACTGGGCAGTGAATGGTGTAGGACGGAAAG TAAGTCATTATTATGGCTATGGGCTTTTGGATGCTGGGCGAATAGTGGATTTGGCTCAGAAATGGCAGACTGCAGGTGTTCAGAGGATATGTGTAGTCAAAGTTCTAACCACACCCCA GGTTCTGACATCTAACCATATTGTAAGACAACATGTTGATGGCTGCACTGGGACTTCCAGCTATATTCAATCACTTGAGCATGTACAAGCCAAGATCTCCCTTTCCTATAGTCGAAGGGGTGACCTGGAGATTTCACTTATCAGTCCTATGGGTACTCGTTCTGTGCTGGTGGCTTTGAG gcCATATGACACTAGCACCAAGGGGTACAAAAACTGGACCTTTATGAGCACACATACTTGGGATGAGAAACCCCAGGGTACCTGGACTCTAAAGCTTGTAAACAAAGGAGACTTTACCAACACTG atgtttcacaaGTCAAGATCCCCACCAGCACAGAGGCTAAGACGAGGCTAAGAGAGTTGGAGCATCTCAGAGGGTCCCTTAAAATTTTGGGGGTATTCAGATTGGTCCTTTGTTGA